The following are encoded together in the Thalassomonas haliotis genome:
- the kdsB gene encoding 3-deoxy-manno-octulosonate cytidylyltransferase, with protein sequence MSFVVVIPARYQSSRLPGKVLADIEGKPMIQWVVEKAKQSGASQVIVATDNDDVASAVTAFGGEVCRTRADHQSGTERLAEVMEKYQFSDDQVIVNVQGDEPFIPAQNITQVAKNLASQDKARMATLAVSINDVEEAFNPNVVKVVCDSLGYALYFSRSTIPYDRERFLNRDDIQQIGDFYLRHIGIYAYRAGFIKDYVSWPASALEQIESLEQLRVLWQGEKIHVAVAASNLPVEGVDTPEDLLKARQYARSLKA encoded by the coding sequence ATGTCATTTGTTGTGGTGATCCCCGCCAGGTATCAATCGTCCCGTTTACCGGGCAAAGTGCTGGCGGATATTGAAGGCAAACCCATGATCCAGTGGGTGGTGGAAAAAGCTAAGCAAAGCGGCGCCAGCCAGGTGATAGTGGCGACCGACAACGACGATGTCGCTTCGGCGGTAACGGCTTTTGGCGGCGAAGTGTGCCGCACCCGCGCGGATCATCAGTCGGGCACCGAACGTTTAGCCGAGGTTATGGAAAAATACCAATTTTCGGATGACCAGGTGATAGTGAATGTCCAGGGGGACGAACCTTTTATTCCCGCACAAAACATAACCCAGGTAGCGAAAAACCTGGCAAGCCAGGACAAGGCCAGGATGGCGACGCTGGCGGTAAGCATTAACGACGTTGAAGAAGCCTTTAACCCTAACGTGGTAAAAGTGGTGTGCGACAGCCTGGGATATGCCCTGTATTTCAGCCGTTCGACCATACCCTATGACAGGGAGAGGTTCTTAAACCGGGATGATATTCAGCAAATCGGTGATTTTTACCTGCGCCATATCGGCATTTATGCCTACCGGGCAGGGTTTATCAAAGATTATGTTTCCTGGCCGGCAAGTGCGCTGGAGCAAATTGAATCCCTGGAGCAGCTGCGGGTGTTATGGCAGGGGGAGAAAATTCACGTTGCCGTGGCGGCCTCGAACCTGCCGGTTGAAGGTGTCGATACCCCGGAAGATCTGCTTAAAGCCCGGCAATACGCCAGATCATTAAAGGCTTAA
- a CDS encoding DUF2007 domain-containing protein, with protein sequence MKLVYTNENLFLVANARNILEAHRIEVLLKNEFAQGAIGEISVFDAWPELWLVNDADYEKAIAIIENASSHQGAAEWICNHCCERNDASFELCWNCQSECC encoded by the coding sequence ATGAAACTGGTATATACGAATGAAAACCTGTTCCTGGTGGCAAATGCCAGGAATATCCTTGAAGCCCATCGCATAGAGGTTTTGCTGAAGAATGAGTTTGCCCAGGGAGCGATAGGGGAGATCTCGGTATTTGATGCCTGGCCTGAGCTGTGGCTGGTTAATGATGCCGACTACGAAAAAGCAATTGCCATTATCGAAAATGCTTCAAGCCATCAAGGGGCTGCCGAATGGATTTGCAATCATTGTTGTGAGCGTAATGACGCTTCGTTTGAATTGTGTTGGAACTGTCAAAGTGAATGTTGTTAA
- a CDS encoding efflux RND transporter periplasmic adaptor subunit gives MKYIKLLGVISLLVFSPLSLAQQAMKPGVVVTQVTEQDVTKVFSHVGRVVAIDKVDIRARVSGYLLKRHFIEGAEVKKGDLLFEIEADTYEITVRQRQADLASARANLKKSKAALKRQQDLKKRGVASEADLDQAAASEAVDEANVLKTQALLAEAELSLSYTKIYSPIDGKISQAVYSTGNLVGADSGALATVTNMNPVYVSMSVSEKILLEARRQGIGQKTSPVAPTLKLSDGSDYGHTGEFDYLDTQVSESTDTILARAVFPNDEGVLLPGEFVQVDVTPKEKKRSAVVPQSAVQKDQQGYFVLVVNSENVVEVRRVELGAQKTGNWEVRSGLALGEKIIIEGLQKVRAGAAVNPVEG, from the coding sequence ATGAAGTATATCAAGCTGCTCGGAGTTATCTCCCTGTTAGTGTTTAGCCCGTTGAGTCTGGCTCAGCAAGCAATGAAGCCCGGTGTAGTGGTGACTCAGGTGACTGAGCAGGATGTTACTAAGGTATTTTCCCATGTCGGACGTGTGGTGGCGATAGACAAGGTTGATATCCGAGCCCGGGTCAGTGGTTATTTGTTGAAACGCCATTTTATTGAAGGAGCCGAGGTTAAAAAAGGCGATTTATTATTTGAAATAGAAGCGGATACCTATGAAATTACCGTGCGGCAAAGGCAGGCGGATCTTGCCAGTGCCAGGGCTAATTTGAAAAAGAGCAAGGCGGCGTTAAAGCGCCAGCAGGACTTGAAGAAACGCGGTGTGGCCTCCGAGGCCGACCTGGATCAGGCGGCGGCAAGTGAAGCGGTTGACGAAGCCAATGTGTTAAAGACACAGGCTCTGTTGGCAGAAGCCGAGCTGAGCTTAAGTTATACCAAGATTTATTCACCCATCGACGGCAAAATCAGCCAGGCGGTCTACAGCACAGGTAATTTAGTCGGTGCTGACAGCGGTGCCCTGGCGACGGTAACGAATATGAATCCGGTATATGTCAGTATGTCGGTGAGTGAAAAAATCCTGCTTGAAGCCAGGCGGCAGGGCATCGGCCAGAAAACTTCGCCGGTCGCGCCGACACTGAAGCTCTCCGACGGCAGTGATTACGGCCACACCGGGGAGTTTGATTATCTTGATACCCAAGTGAGCGAGTCTACCGATACAATTCTGGCGCGGGCGGTGTTCCCCAATGATGAAGGGGTTTTACTGCCGGGAGAATTTGTTCAGGTGGATGTGACCCCGAAAGAGAAAAAACGCTCGGCGGTAGTGCCCCAGTCGGCGGTACAAAAAGATCAGCAGGGTTATTTTGTTCTGGTGGTCAATAGCGAGAATGTGGTTGAGGTACGCCGGGTGGAACTCGGGGCGCAAAAAACGGGCAACTGGGAAGTGCGCTCCGGCCTGGCGCTCGGAGAAAAAATTATCATCGAAGGGTTACAAAAGGTCAGGGCAGGCGCTGCGGTTAATCCGGTGGAGGGCTGA
- a CDS encoding efflux RND transporter permease subunit: MFSDFFISRPKFAFVIAIVIMIAGVISLNAIPVNQFPDITPPQVVVTTAYPGASAQVVEESVAAIIEAEVNGVDDMIYMSSTSGNDGSYSLTVTFAVGTDPDMATVNVQNRVAQVSAKLPNDVSRQGIVTKKQSSSMLMVVNFFSPDNSFDDVYQSNYVSINVQDQLSRINGVGSVSQFGAKDYGMRVWLDPDRLTALNVSTKDVSDAISNQNIQASAGQLGAPPFDYDQQFQYTLQAKGRLKTVAEFENIIIRANTDGSTLRLKDIARLELGSQSYTGTSKLNGKPSASLAVYQAPGANALDVADSVYRELEQLKQNFPAGLEYTVPYDTTKFVRASVKEVIETLFITFTLVVAVTYLFLGSWRATLIPAIAIPVSLIGTFAVLFAVGFTANTISLFAIILAIGIVVDDSIVVVENVQRHVNESDMSPKQATSAAMKEVVGPVIATTLVLLAVFIPVSFMPGITGELYKQFALTISVAVVISSINALTLAPALSALLLSRKTGKLSGPLAAFDGLVTRVRDKYVGAVNFLNRRVLLAMTLLAAIGISTLGLFRIAPTGFLPLEDNGFFLSNVQLPDGASLNRTNEVVAEITGLMQSEPGVSDVIAITGFSILSGASSNSALLIPILTPWEQRTDFSLKWFNILGRLNAKLAAVPSAQSFVFPMPPIMGLGTGGGFEGQILDTAGGSPLELAQATRSLVFAANQDPRLSGVFSTFTANVPQYYIDVDREKAQALGIKISDIFETLQTNFGSSYINDFNLYGKVYRVIVQAEAGYRRSLEDIDRLHVRNMHNDMVPLGALVQVESVLGPQALNRYNMRKSAAIQGNPGEGHSSGEALQALQEIAKSALPPGYILEWTGTSSQEQEAGSFVVLIFGLAFIFAYLFLVAQYESWTIPMAVVISVVVAIFGALLPIVLLPFLSNNLYAQVGIVMLIGLASKSAILIVEFASELRQQGLSVIEAANQAAKLRFRAVMMTALSFILGVLPLAFASGAGSASRMSIGWVVLGGMLLATVVGIFFIPALFVMLQGLREKVKGEKASASRPGPEKNQPADIQGADG, encoded by the coding sequence ATGTTTAGCGATTTTTTTATTTCCCGGCCTAAATTTGCCTTTGTTATCGCCATTGTCATTATGATAGCCGGGGTCATTAGTCTCAATGCCATTCCGGTGAACCAGTTTCCGGATATCACGCCGCCGCAGGTGGTGGTAACTACAGCTTACCCGGGGGCCAGTGCCCAGGTGGTGGAAGAGTCGGTGGCTGCCATTATCGAGGCGGAAGTGAACGGGGTTGACGATATGATTTATATGTCGTCTACCAGTGGCAATGACGGCAGTTATTCCCTGACGGTAACCTTTGCCGTGGGCACAGATCCCGATATGGCTACGGTCAATGTCCAGAACCGGGTGGCCCAGGTGAGTGCCAAGTTGCCCAATGATGTCAGCCGCCAGGGGATAGTGACCAAGAAACAGTCGTCGAGCATGTTGATGGTCGTTAACTTTTTTTCGCCGGATAACAGCTTTGATGATGTTTACCAAAGCAACTATGTGTCGATTAATGTCCAGGATCAGCTGTCGCGTATCAATGGCGTCGGCAGTGTCAGCCAGTTTGGCGCCAAAGATTACGGCATGCGGGTCTGGCTTGATCCCGACCGTCTTACCGCGTTAAATGTTTCTACCAAAGATGTCAGCGATGCCATAAGTAACCAGAATATTCAGGCATCTGCCGGTCAGCTGGGGGCGCCGCCGTTTGATTACGACCAGCAATTCCAATATACCCTGCAGGCCAAAGGCCGGTTAAAAACCGTGGCGGAATTTGAGAATATCATTATCCGCGCCAATACCGACGGTTCGACTTTACGTCTTAAAGATATTGCCCGGCTGGAGCTGGGTTCGCAAAGTTATACCGGCACCAGTAAGTTAAACGGCAAGCCGTCGGCTTCATTGGCGGTTTATCAGGCGCCGGGGGCGAATGCCCTTGATGTTGCCGACAGTGTTTACCGTGAGTTGGAGCAGTTGAAACAAAACTTCCCTGCCGGGCTTGAATATACCGTGCCTTACGATACCACTAAGTTTGTCCGCGCCTCGGTTAAAGAAGTGATAGAAACCCTGTTTATTACCTTTACTTTGGTGGTCGCGGTCACTTATTTATTTTTAGGCAGCTGGCGGGCGACCTTGATCCCCGCCATCGCCATCCCGGTGTCATTGATCGGTACTTTCGCGGTGCTCTTTGCCGTGGGGTTTACCGCCAACACCATTTCTTTGTTCGCGATTATTTTAGCCATAGGCATAGTGGTGGATGACTCTATTGTTGTGGTGGAAAATGTCCAGCGGCATGTCAATGAGTCGGATATGTCGCCAAAGCAGGCGACTTCTGCGGCGATGAAAGAAGTTGTCGGGCCGGTAATTGCCACGACCTTAGTGCTGCTGGCGGTTTTTATTCCCGTTTCTTTTATGCCGGGCATCACCGGGGAGCTTTATAAACAATTTGCCCTGACCATTTCTGTGGCTGTGGTGATCTCTTCCATTAATGCCCTGACATTGGCGCCGGCATTATCGGCATTACTACTGAGTAGAAAAACCGGTAAGTTATCGGGTCCCCTGGCCGCGTTTGATGGTTTGGTCACCCGGGTAAGAGACAAGTATGTCGGCGCGGTTAATTTTCTTAACCGCCGGGTATTGTTGGCGATGACTTTGCTCGCGGCTATCGGTATCAGTACCTTAGGTCTGTTTCGTATTGCGCCCACGGGTTTTTTACCCCTTGAAGACAATGGTTTTTTCCTTTCCAATGTTCAGCTGCCGGACGGGGCATCTTTAAACCGGACCAATGAGGTGGTGGCAGAAATTACCGGGTTGATGCAGTCTGAACCCGGGGTCAGTGATGTTATTGCCATCACCGGCTTTTCGATATTATCCGGCGCCTCTTCTAATTCGGCGCTGCTGATCCCGATTTTAACCCCCTGGGAGCAGCGCACCGATTTTAGTTTGAAATGGTTTAATATCTTAGGGCGTTTAAATGCCAAGCTGGCGGCTGTGCCTTCGGCGCAGAGTTTTGTGTTTCCTATGCCGCCGATCATGGGCTTAGGCACGGGCGGCGGTTTTGAAGGACAAATTCTCGACACCGCCGGCGGTTCACCGCTGGAGCTGGCGCAGGCCACCCGCAGCCTGGTATTTGCCGCCAATCAGGACCCCAGGTTAAGTGGCGTCTTTAGTACTTTTACCGCCAATGTGCCGCAATATTATATTGATGTCGATCGGGAGAAGGCCCAGGCCTTAGGCATAAAGATTTCCGATATTTTTGAGACCCTGCAAACCAACTTCGGCTCCTCTTATATCAATGACTTTAATTTGTACGGCAAGGTTTACCGGGTGATCGTACAGGCAGAAGCCGGTTACCGCCGTTCGCTCGAAGACATCGACCGCCTGCATGTGCGTAATATGCATAACGATATGGTACCGCTCGGGGCCTTAGTGCAGGTGGAGTCGGTTCTGGGTCCCCAGGCTTTAAACCGTTACAATATGCGTAAATCAGCCGCTATCCAGGGAAATCCCGGCGAGGGCCATAGCTCGGGAGAAGCCCTGCAGGCACTGCAGGAGATAGCAAAAAGCGCACTGCCGCCGGGTTATATCCTGGAATGGACCGGTACTTCCTCGCAGGAGCAGGAAGCGGGCAGTTTTGTGGTGCTGATCTTTGGCCTGGCTTTTATTTTTGCCTATTTATTTCTGGTGGCGCAATATGAAAGCTGGACCATTCCCATGGCGGTGGTCATCTCTGTGGTGGTGGCGATATTTGGCGCCCTGTTGCCGATTGTGTTATTGCCCTTTCTCAGCAATAACCTTTATGCCCAGGTGGGTATCGTTATGCTGATAGGGCTGGCCAGTAAAAGTGCGATTTTAATCGTTGAGTTTGCCAGTGAACTCAGGCAGCAGGGACTGTCTGTTATTGAGGCTGCCAACCAGGCGGCAAAACTGCGTTTTCGCGCTGTGATGATGACGGCCTTGTCCTTTATTCTCGGGGTTCTACCGCTGGCTTTTGCCTCAGGTGCCGGTTCAGCCAGCCGTATGTCTATTGGCTGGGTGGTGTTGGGGGGCATGTTGCTGGCGACTGTGGTCGGTATTTTCTTTATTCCGGCATTATTTGTGATGCTGCAGGGACTGAGGGAAAAGGTTAAAGGAGAAAAAGCTTCTGCCAGCCGGCCCGGCCCTGAAAAAAATCAGCCGGCGGATATCCAGGGGGCCGACGGTTAA
- the pepN gene encoding aminopeptidase N: MAIFKPSRCQLLIVTALSSVLALSSCSSDPGILGAGKLRDKSEFLSGEYAKQRAAQISNLDYQLSLKIDHTSESFSGSNKITFNLDKSHNRPLTIDFEEGEITSVTVNGQAAAFKFDKWFITIPQHQLVDGQNTLIINYSRNYSTDGSGFHRFVDPKNKEVYLYTDFEPYDANRLFPHFDQPDLKARYTLDVVAPGHWQVISTTRESKIKTQGAFKHWYFPESAKISSYVFALHAGNYVVWEDKFEDIPLRLFARQSLAENVKTDDWFTPTKQSFKFFNDYFDIRYPFGKYDQIIAPDFNSGAMENVAAVTFNESYVSRGEKSTRARMNLANTIAHEMAHMWFGDLVTMRWWNGLWLNESFATYMANLAIDQASDFNNTWDYFYTGMKQWAYRSDDSVNTHAIELEVPTTGDAMTNFDGITYGKGASVLKQVYHYLGKDEFRTGVSNYLKKFAYKNTDLDDFMTELGKAAGKDLSQWTRDWLYQPGLNTIEASYQCENDKVSSFILKQSAPKAYPTLREQRVQIGLYNYRQNSMALTDKIAVTYRGESTPVEDAIGKACPDLVYPNEGDWGYVKVNLDPMSLTAVKQHINALDNATMRIMLWQSLFDSVRDAKLPAADFVDFALENIRGEKDHNVSRKIASSLTSALHYLDMLTYQKRRDYSDKHHQVAEVYYQLLSQAKAGSDAQKLWYGRFVSVARSEQHLALLTDILDHKLNFDGLSIDQDKRWAIIAQLNRYQFANYQQRLTAQAQEDNSDTGINYSFYARAQRPQAQEKAKWFDILLNNPEQLKLARLRYIMAGLFPAEQQAFKAPYREAIISKMRALNEQGNFGLLNAFTRIMLPKQCTADNEVFLSALVKDSADMKPVALKSIKATHQQVNRCNKILALMEQ, from the coding sequence ATGGCGATTTTTAAGCCAAGCAGGTGCCAGCTGCTGATCGTAACCGCGTTGAGTTCAGTACTTGCTTTAAGCAGTTGCAGTTCTGATCCTGGCATACTTGGCGCCGGAAAACTGCGGGATAAAAGCGAATTCTTATCCGGCGAATACGCCAAACAAAGAGCAGCCCAAATCAGCAACCTGGATTACCAGTTATCCTTGAAAATAGACCATACCAGCGAGTCTTTTAGCGGCAGCAACAAAATCACCTTTAACCTGGATAAAAGCCATAACCGGCCACTGACCATAGACTTTGAAGAAGGCGAGATAACATCTGTTACCGTCAACGGCCAGGCGGCGGCATTTAAGTTTGACAAATGGTTTATCACCATACCGCAACACCAGCTAGTCGACGGTCAAAATACCCTGATCATCAACTATTCCCGCAACTATTCCACCGACGGCTCGGGTTTTCACCGCTTTGTCGACCCTAAAAATAAAGAAGTTTACCTGTATACCGACTTTGAACCCTATGACGCCAACCGCCTGTTTCCCCATTTCGACCAGCCGGATCTCAAGGCCCGTTATACCCTGGACGTAGTCGCCCCCGGCCATTGGCAGGTTATTTCCACCACCCGGGAAAGCAAAATAAAAACCCAGGGGGCATTTAAACACTGGTATTTCCCGGAATCGGCGAAAATATCTTCTTATGTTTTTGCCCTGCATGCAGGTAATTATGTGGTCTGGGAAGATAAGTTCGAAGATATCCCGCTGCGGCTGTTTGCCCGCCAAAGTCTGGCGGAAAATGTCAAAACAGACGACTGGTTTACCCCGACCAAGCAAAGCTTTAAATTTTTCAACGACTATTTTGATATTCGCTATCCCTTTGGCAAATATGATCAAATCATAGCCCCTGACTTTAATTCCGGCGCCATGGAAAATGTCGCCGCGGTCACCTTCAACGAGTCCTATGTCAGCCGCGGCGAAAAATCGACCCGGGCGCGGATGAATTTAGCCAATACCATCGCCCATGAAATGGCCCATATGTGGTTCGGCGACCTGGTGACCATGAGATGGTGGAACGGCTTATGGCTTAATGAAAGTTTTGCCACTTACATGGCCAACCTGGCCATAGACCAGGCCAGTGACTTTAACAATACCTGGGATTATTTTTATACCGGCATGAAGCAATGGGCCTACCGCAGCGATGATTCCGTCAATACCCATGCCATTGAACTTGAGGTGCCGACCACGGGCGATGCCATGACCAACTTTGACGGTATCACCTATGGCAAAGGCGCTTCCGTACTGAAACAGGTTTACCATTACCTGGGCAAAGACGAGTTCCGCACCGGGGTCAGTAACTACCTGAAAAAGTTTGCCTATAAAAATACCGATCTCGACGATTTTATGACGGAATTAGGCAAGGCTGCCGGCAAAGACCTGAGCCAATGGACCCGGGATTGGTTATACCAACCGGGATTAAACACCATAGAAGCCAGTTACCAGTGTGAAAACGACAAAGTTTCCTCCTTTATCCTTAAGCAAAGCGCCCCTAAGGCCTACCCGACCCTGCGTGAGCAAAGGGTACAAATCGGCTTATATAACTATCGGCAAAACAGCATGGCGCTCACGGATAAAATCGCCGTCACCTATCGGGGCGAGTCCACCCCGGTAGAAGATGCCATAGGAAAAGCCTGCCCGGACCTGGTTTATCCCAACGAAGGAGACTGGGGTTATGTCAAGGTCAACCTGGACCCTATGTCTTTAACTGCCGTCAAACAGCATATCAATGCCCTGGACAATGCCACCATGCGCATCATGTTATGGCAAAGCCTGTTTGACAGTGTCCGCGATGCTAAACTCCCGGCGGCAGACTTTGTCGATTTTGCCCTGGAAAATATCCGGGGAGAAAAAGATCATAATGTCAGCCGGAAAATTGCCTCCAGCTTAACCTCGGCGCTGCATTACCTGGATATGCTCACCTACCAAAAACGCCGCGACTACAGCGACAAACACCATCAGGTGGCAGAAGTGTATTATCAACTACTGAGCCAGGCCAAAGCCGGCTCAGATGCGCAAAAGTTATGGTATGGCCGCTTTGTTTCCGTGGCCAGATCTGAGCAGCACCTGGCCTTGCTGACAGACATTCTCGATCACAAGCTCAATTTTGACGGCCTGAGCATAGATCAGGATAAACGCTGGGCCATAATCGCCCAACTTAACCGCTATCAGTTTGCCAACTACCAACAAAGGCTTACGGCTCAAGCACAAGAGGATAACAGCGACACCGGCATCAACTACAGCTTCTATGCCCGGGCACAGCGCCCGCAAGCTCAAGAAAAAGCAAAATGGTTCGATATCCTGCTTAATAACCCGGAACAGCTAAAACTCGCGCGCTTGCGTTATATTATGGCGGGCCTGTTTCCAGCGGAGCAACAAGCCTTTAAAGCCCCTTACCGCGAGGCAATTATCAGCAAGATGCGGGCATTAAATGAGCAAGGCAATTTCGGACTGTTAAACGCCTTCACCCGCATAATGCTGCCCAAGCAATGTACTGCCGACAATGAAGTTTTCCTGTCGGCATTAGTAAAAGACTCCGCCGACATGAAACCTGTAGCGTTAAAAAGTATCAAAGCCACGCATCAGCAGGTCAACCGTTGTAATAAAATTTTGGCCTTGATGGAGCAATAG
- the ppiC gene encoding peptidylprolyl isomerase PpiC, with protein MAVACAHHILVKSEKLAQKLKEDIAKGADFGKVARKHSICPSGKKGGDLGEFRPGQMVKAFDNVVFKKEVLKVHGPVKTRFGYHLIKTIYRS; from the coding sequence ATGGCCGTAGCCTGTGCCCATCATATTTTAGTAAAAAGTGAAAAATTAGCGCAAAAGTTAAAAGAGGACATCGCCAAAGGCGCCGATTTCGGTAAAGTGGCCCGCAAACATTCCATTTGTCCGTCCGGAAAAAAAGGCGGCGATCTCGGGGAATTTCGTCCGGGGCAAATGGTGAAGGCTTTTGATAATGTTGTTTTTAAAAAAGAAGTGCTTAAGGTGCATGGCCCGGTAAAAACCCGTTTTGGTTATCATTTAATTAAAACAATTTATCGTAGCTAA